A single genomic interval of Bacillus sp. es.036 harbors:
- a CDS encoding alpha/beta-type small acid-soluble spore protein, with amino-acid sequence MANNSSNNLVVPGVQQALDQMKYEIASEFGVNLGPDSTSRSNGSVGGEITKRLVQQSEQQFGGYSK; translated from the coding sequence ATGGCAAACAACAGTTCAAACAACCTTGTAGTTCCAGGTGTACAGCAAGCTCTAGATCAAATGAAATATGAAATTGCTTCTGAATTTGGCGTGAATCTTGGTCCTGATTCAACTTCACGTTCAAACGGGTCAGTTGGTGGCGAGATTACAAAGCGTCTTGTTCAGCAGTCTGAACAACAGTTCGGAGGATATTCCAAATAA